Genomic DNA from Equus caballus isolate H_3958 breed thoroughbred chromosome 10, TB-T2T, whole genome shotgun sequence:
agacagatcgAAATAGAGATATGTGGTTGTGcatgcagaagagagagaaaagtaaaatgagcCAGTGGTTGGAGAGACCCAGAAACAGGTGGAGGGCATCCCAAAAGACATCTGGCCAGTGACACTCCAACCTCCCCTGACATTAGGCCTACTTCTCTGGACCCAGGAGAAGTCCGACCTGAACAGCGAGTTGCACCAGCAGAACCTCATCATCACTGTGCTCTCAGTCTACTTCACTGACACTGAGATCACCAGCATCACTCTGCACTATGGATTCCTGCTCATGCTCAAATACACTCACATCAAAAGTGGGTACACAGGAGACAGCCAATCGACGGGGGTCCTCTGACCCCTTTTAGTGCAGCAGAAGTGGGGCTAGAGTTCCTTAATCCATGAGAGAGGGTGCATTCCTCTCTTATACCTGGATCACTGCAGCTTTTGAAGGAGCCTCCAACTAGGCCAGCCCtgttggtggatggatggatgaagaatCTGTCAATCTGTTCTCCTACTGTTTTCTAAATGACTTACAGACTAacgcatccatccatccatccatccattcttctgtctgtccttttattcattaattaaccTATATCCTCAAattcttttgtcatttatttatccaaaaaCATACACTTATGTTCATTATTTGGATTAATTGATTTATCTGTTAATCCTTTGAAACAGTGATTGATTGAGTGAAATATTTGCCATTGATTCATTGgcccattcactcattcatgtatCCATTTGTGCTTCTATGAGCTAGGTTTCATTCCTTAGTTCTTCCATCAGTCAGTCTTTCAATTCATCCTTCATCcatattttccatcatttatcCATTTAATTCATTTGCTCATCCttgatttatccattgatcaTTCAATCCATCCatacaattatttctttatttactcaTTCCTTCACTACATTATTCAGTCAGTCATTCTTCCCTAAATCTggccattcatccattcatgtgGTTTGTTGGTCTAAGGACTATTTATTACTTAATGATTCATtaattcatctattcatttataAGTAAATGCATACATACATTCACTAATGTTCTTCTATTCATCAATCTTTCCATTCATGAATTGATCCATTGGTGAATTGATTGATTGCTGTGTTCATTTATTAATCTAGTTGGTCTTGGGTTAATCTAGTTGTCTGTTTCACTGTTGTATTCCTGAGGACCTCATACAGTGCCTCATCTGTCTTACATTCACAATAAATAGCAGTTCACCTTTTTACTCATCTTGGAGAATTTTGAAAGGGTCATAGCCTAGAGTTATGAATCTGAATTTCTATGGAAAAATGTGGCAcatgtgggtatgtgtgtgtctgtttaccTGTGCACGGGGATGCAGCATACATAACATTCATTAGATTCAATGGATGAGAATTCTTGTTTCTTCCTCCCACCCCGCTGACAGACAAAGCTGGTTGCTTTGAGGGTTATCAATAATCTAACACTTTGCTGTAGATATTTCCTGGCTCATTGGCCCATAGAACAGTGTCCCTGCTGAACACCTGTTTAAAATGAGGTCAACTGGTCCCACTCGTCTGTGCAGAGAGAATCCACAAAGAAATTGATCAGGAGATTGGCTCACACGACCCTGCAGCCTTCAAGGACCAATCCAAAATACCACACACTGAGACAATCATTCATGAGATTCAGAGATTCTCGAAACTTATCCCCATTGGCGTGCCCCACGTGGTCACCAAAGACACTCAATTCTGAGCATACATCACCCTCAAGGTGAGGCCAGCTGGGTTCCCACATCTGTCCTAGGTGGGCATCCTGGGTTCTCTTAATCACCAAGCTTGACCTCTTGTTGGTTTTATCACTAGAGCCCTcttgttccatttttttctgggGTGGAATGGGGAACGGAATAGCAATATCTTTTGATCTGGTGACCTTCCCTCATGGCACAGAAGAATAGCCCATCCTGAGCTTTGCTCTCCATGACCCACGTTACTTTGAAAAACCAGACGCCTTCAACCTTGACCACTTTCTGGATGCCAAAGGATCACTGAAGAAGAATGAAACTTTTACCCCCTTCTCCacagacaagctggaaccacacTGCCTTTCCCAGACACCAGAGTGCAGGTGCCATCCCATCCTTGAGGCAATCAACGAGAGGTGTTTATTTATTCAGCAGTGAGCATATGACACTTGCTTTACCTGTGTTAACCCACTACAATCCTAGAGGGGGTTTGAGAAGTGAGATCACCTCCCAGACACATGTTGATaagttggatcctgggcaagtgTTTTCACATCTCCGCATGTAAGTACAAAATATCTGTTCAGCATTACTCTCAGCCCAGTGCTCTATTGGAGTCCAAAGATAATACACAGGACAAGCAACATAAAGACACAGTTCCTGTCCCAGGAAATTTATGTTCCAGCAGGGGAGATGGACATTCACTGTGTGGTCACAAAATAGTGTctaattgaatgaattaatgctTGCAATGTGCTTAGAACTGGGTGGCACAAATTAAGTGCTTATGGggcaattattactattataattaATCATACTTGTGATAAGTGTTCCTAAGGGGACCTTTGGAGCACAAAATAAGAATTACTGACTACTCTTGGTAGGTTGGTGAGGAAAAGCTTACCTGAAGCCCTGGCTTCTAAGCAAAGACCTCATGGGTGAGCATCAGTCAGCCACTGGagagtgttccagacagaggCAGCAGCAAGGGCAAAACCTGAAGGCGGAGGCAGTGTGGAGCATTTGAAAAACTACAGATCAgtgagccttcttgaggattacAGGTGAGGATAAGGGTGAGGACCTCACCTGGAGGGCCTTGAAAGTTGGGTGGCATTTGGATTTCTCCTGCTGGCACTGGGGAACCAGAGAGGCTCGTGACATGCTCTGACATGTCTCTGTTTCCATTTTCCAAACTTAGGCCCCATCTAGAGAAAACCTCTAGCCCCAGGTTCCTTACCATTCAGTAGAAAGGAAGACCCAAGATCAAGTCCCTGTCTTGAGTTGTATCAATCACTTCAGCGACCCAGGACTTTGGTTCTGCACAGTGCAATGGCCTCCTCCCTCATTTCATCTTAAGTGAGAGTTGACGGCCATGTGGTTGGGGGGGTGGGTCAATTCCTCCATTCAATAATCCTGTCCTATGTttagagagaagcagagagacagagaaacaaggacagagagagacagagaatagagggaatgagaaacagagagaggaacaaagagagacacagagggagaaagatACAGGGGAGGTATTGCTGGAAAGGGACAGAGAGTGAATGTGAGatgagacagggaggaggggagagagagagagaaggagaagaaggaagaaggaggggatagagaaggaaggagggaaggggagaggaaaagggagagacacaGATAAGAGAGAGGAAACAAAGAGAGTCACATaagcagagaagaagaaatagtacaagagagaaaagagatctTTAGAGGGTGATGTCaaatgagagcaagagagaagcagagccaAACAGAGACATGGAGGAAAGTAAGAAGGGAGAATgcagaaaaaaaggagacaaagaggagagagacagacaaacagtGACTGACAGGAGGTatagacaaacaaaaagactgaGGCTGGCTGCCATGGCCAGAAAGACAACCTGAGCCAAAAAGGTGTGAGAGACAAAGGGATACCAAAGCACATCCAAAGGACAGTCACAGGGATGaggaggatggggtgggagggagataaCACGTGTCAGGTTGTTCTGGAAAGAGCTGAGTTGCAGAACCAGTTAGAGGAGAAGGACCAGTCCGGAGTTCTGCCCAGAGTACCTCGAGGCACATGTCTCCTGACTTCTGGATGTGCCAGGAAGATGTGGACCCTTGCCCAGATAGCTTCACACAGGCACGATGTCTATCAACTTGAAATGTCTAGCAAATTCCCAGAAACTCATCCTTGACCTACCCTTCCAAGGTTGTCAGTTTGCGGATGAAGAATCGTGGAGGTAAAGGAGGAGGTTCTCAGTGTCTCTGCCTAAGTTTTGGGCTCCCTTTGTCCTCATTTCTCTCCAAGCTGGTTATTTATAATCTATTGGGAGGGGGTATCTCTACACCTCTGAGAACGTGATGGAAGCCATAGACTCCTAACTCAAGTGCCTCAGTCTCATTTACAACTTAATGTACAATTCAGAGATTTTTCAGAACTCTTGAAGTACATGGCTCTCAGTCTGAGACAAGAAGAAATCTCAGAGATAGACAAACATACGCAGCACCAGAGACACACCCTACAGAAACTCTCCACCTCACACACccagaaacaaacacaaagcacTAACTACATTTATAGGATTCTAAATATGGGCCAGGATAGaattctattttaagaaattttaaaaatattaacttgttTAACCTCACAATAGCCCAACGAGATAGGTACCATTCTCCCCATATTAGACAAGAAGGACATTAGAAATGTTATGTAACAAATATGCACACACCTACATGTGGagcagacacaaacacacacacacacacatctgacCAGAAGTGAGTCTTTAGATCCTGTGGGGAAACCAAACCCTTTGGAAATCTAATAGAAACTGCAAACGCTGTCAAGGAAAATTGTGCAAGGCACACTCACCCTAAAATTTGCCTCTTGGTCATCAGGGTTTGAGAACCCCCTAAAACTCCACTCTGAATTGCAGATTAAAGGTCAATGCCATGCAAATCTGTTGCAATGGACACAGATGTCTGGACTTTGGAATGTGACAGGTCAAAGAATGTGCACCTGCCCCATGCCCTCATTGGTGATCCTCTGTGCCCACAGGCAAGTGCATTTGTCTTGGTGAAGGCATTGCTCACACTGAATTATTCCTATTCTTCACCGCCATCCTCCAGAACTTCTCCCTGGCCAGCACCATGGCCCCTGAGGACATCAACTGCACTCCATGGGGCAGTCGTGTGGGCAAACTACTCCCAATGTACCAGACCAGCTTCCTGCCCCACCAagggggctgagggaagggggtCAAAGGATGCCATGGTCATGAAGTATCCCCACCTCTGCAAAGAATGGCCCCTGACTCTCTCCATGTCTTCCCACCTCTGAGAGACCTACTGCAAGCCTGTATCCTTCCCCCTCCTTTGTTGCCACCTCTGTGGGAAAGTCCTTCCTGCAGTCTCACCTTCCATAATGCTGCAGCTCTTCTAAAGCCTCAAGTAGGTTTTGCCTTTCCTCTGTTAATAGAATTCCAGAAGTGATGTATATATAGAAATGGGGGCTAAAACAGGAAATTTGGCTCAGGATCCCTGCAGTTCCACCTCCCAGGCCACAGCTGACCCTGAGTGACTTCTCCCTTCCTCAGAACAACCACACCCTCCACTTGTCAACCCCTTGTGCTCCACAATCTGGGCATACATGACTGTGTTTGAATCCTCTTCCTCTTAGCCCCTGTGGTGGGTACAATGATcatgcccactttacagatgagtagAAAGAGACCAGGTAGTGACATCAGTTGCCCGAGGTCacatggctagtgagtggaggAGCATGATTCCCACTCTGTCTATGTGGCTCTAGAATTCAAACTCTTCAACATAGCTCTTTCTCCctccacatatatttttaaattagtgaagTGAattaacataacataaaattaaccattttaaagtttgCAATTCAATGGGAGTTGATTCATTCAGGATGTTGTGCATCTACCACCACTATCtacttccaaatattttcatcaccccaggaGAAAACCCCACACCCATCAGCAGTCGCTCCtcattttccccttcctctcgGCCTCTGGAAAACacatctgctttctatctctgtggatttgcctattctggaaatttcctATGAATGGAGTCACACAATgtgtgatcttttgtgtctggccaCTTTCACTCAGCCTGACATTTTCTAGGTTCATCTGCATTGTTGATGATAGTTGTAGACCATTGTTGTTGTCCCACATCCTCATTCTTACTGgctttccccttcttccttctaTGAAAGGGCCTCCTCAGCCCGTGGCCCCTGAGCTGTGTGACTCTAAACTGGTGATGTGGATTCCCTCATATTCCCCTTCAAGTCCCCTGAGACTCAAATAAACATCCAAACCCTGACCTCTTGAGTCAGGTGGTGATTCAGGCCATTTTACATGTGACTCATTTATTGTCAGGTTACTAGAGATCTTTCCAGAAGAGGAGACCAAATCCTTCAACTCAATGCCAGGTCCATGAAGGCAAACTCATTGTGTTGTTCATTGCTGTACTCTCAGCACCTAGACAGTGTGTGACATATGACaggtattcaaaaatatttgctgaggaatgaatgaataaataaatgagcggCTAAATCAGGTAAACCTCCAACTCACCCAACATGACTCTAGGCCTCCCTATCAGGCCATGTTTCCTTCTCCCTATCTCACTCTCCTATGATGCCCATAATAAATCCTTGTCCCCAAAGGACACAAGGTGCCCCAGTTCTGAATGCCAGCTACTGTCGATCACTCATGTTGCAATGCCCCCCACCCTTTGACAAAACCAGCTGAGAGCCACCCTTGCAGTGCAACTAGCCTAAACCCAGCCTCACAAGTTCCACAGTTGACAACTCCACCCTTCCTTGAGAGAGGTGCTCTCCATTCAGTGGCATTGCCCACGGAGATAACTCTGGCCAGCCAGGGACAATGGGAAGGAGGCCTTGGGATGCAATGAAGATGCTAAACTCCTGGTCTGTGTGGCACCTCCCACATTTAGCTTCTTGTTTCCTCTGGAGAGTTACCTGGAATCTGCCAAGGTACATTCCTGGCATACCTTGTCCCAGCAATCACAGAAATAAGACAACAAACAAGAGAGCAGCCTGCTTTTTAAGAGAGGTAGGAGGAGGAAAGACAGGCACAGAGACAACCATGGCGCTGATGGCCATCCTGCTTCTCATCATCCTCATTGGCCTCTTGCTACTCTGGAGCCAGCCCACTTCCCGGGGTCGCCTCCCTCCTGGACCTTGGCCTCTGCCCTTCCTGGGAAACATTTTGCATCTGGACCACAAGGACTTTCTCAAGTCCTTCCAGGCGGTGAGATGGGGAGGGCAAAGGGGTGGAGAGCAGGAGGGAGTTGGACAGGAAACAGCTCACAAGCAGAAAAGCATGTTGGGGTAAAACTCTGGGTGGGACTTGGCCGGCCAGCTTGGGGATTGTATTCATCCAGCAGCGACATGGCCCGACTTACCCACTGGAGAAGCTTCTGGAATTCCTGTGGGAAAGAATGGAGGAAAGGCAGACTGGAGGGAGAAATTCTGATAGACTTGACACTTAGAGCTGTGGTCCTGTGGCAATTGGGAAGAAGAAGTACTATAACTCAGGTGAGGGGAGTCTCTGCAATTCTTAAAATCCAAAGCTGCGAGGGTTCTTGGAAAAGCCGAAAGAGAAGGATACTTGGGGTGAGGGAATGTGTGGGAGACGTGAAGGAGGCCACAGAGTTCAAGTCTCCATTCTTCCCTGATGGAGCTGCAGCCAGTGGGATTTAGGCTACCCTGGAAGGTGTGATCCAGGTGGGAGCGTTAAGACCTTTCTCTTGAGTTAGAGAGTGAGATCAGGACCTGCCCCCACAGCTGCGAGAGAAATACGGGGATGTCTTCACGATCTACCTGGGGACCCAGCCAGCCGTCATCCTGTGTGGGTACGAGGCAGTGAGAGAGGCCCTGGTGGATCAGGCTGAGGCTTTTTCTGGCCGAGGTCACGTTGCCATCCTCGACCCCATCTTGCAGGGAGCTGGTGAGTCGGGATGGAGGTGGGGATTGGAGAGAGGCTGAGAGAACACCCCACGCCTCCTCCCAACCTTCCTTACATACTGCACCAATCAGGTGTTGCCTTTGCCAATGGAAAGTCTTGGAAGACCCTTCGACGATTCTCTGTGGCCACCATGAAGGACTTTGGCATGGGGAAACGGAGCATGGAGGAACGAATCAAGGAGGAGTCTCAGTGTCTGGTGGAGGAGCTGCGGAAATCCCAAGGTGAGCCCAGGATGGGGTAGAAAGACAGAGGGGCAGGCAGAGTGTGAGCGAGATGGGGACagagatgaggacagagagaaCATGACTGATGGAGAGAGAGCCAGGACACAGACAGGTAGATTCAGACACAGgttcagagaaagacagagagagagaaagagtctaagaggatgaggatgagagagagagacagagactgggaagaagagagggaaaggcagagaaagcagacagagaaacagagaaaagagatagagagacagaaaggcaGAGGCAAACTGAAGACACTGACAAAGATTGATCCAGAAGCAGAAACTGCAAggaaaagacttaaaaatataaaaatagaaatagattaGGGGAGACACGGAGGGTCAgtgaggcagggaggcagggagcacgAAGAGATGGGGCATGAAAAGACCAAGTACAGAGAAGCGGCTGAGCCTCCAAGAAAGAGTCAGAGACAAGACCAGAGAAAGACACAGGAAGACCAAGAAAGTCAGACCCGGACAGggacagagaaaaacaagaagagaCACATAAAGAGGactctcagaaagaaaaatgaggtgCAGAGACCCATTGAGAGCTGGGCTGgccaagagacagagaaagccatCAACCAACAAAGCCAAGAGAGCACCGCCAGTGCAATACAAGGGTTAGGGCAATACAAGTGTTAGGGCAATACAAGGACCTACATGACAGACCTCTTGTCCCCAGGGTCCTATCTGGATCCCACCGTCCTCTTTAACTCTGTTACGGCCAACATCCTCTGCTCCATTATATTTGGTGAGCGCTTTAATTACCAGGACACCCAATTCTTACGGCTGCTAAATTTAATGAATGAAGTCCTCATCATCCTCAGCTCTTTCTACAGCCAGGTGAGGCCAAAGATTCCACAGTGGTCAGGAATTGGGGTGGGTGAACCCTGGGAAGGGATCAGATGCTATCTATCCTGAACACTGAAGCAAGAGGGCATCAGGAGGTTGCCTTTCTATGTACGTATGTCACACCCTACATCCTTTCAGGTGAGGCAATGTCAGATTGGGAGGAGGAATCAGACCTCTGACAAGGTTGGACTTTGAAAGAAACCTCAGCAGACATAAGAGTGATTGCGGCAGGGTGCAGCTGTTCCTGCCCCactgtgtgtctgggtgtgtgggtgtgtgtctcCTCAGGTAGGAGTCGCATTCCTGAAATCCACGTGGAGAATGGTGCCCTTCAGAGGTTTCTACTGTGCAGTGCACAACGTCAACACCCAGAACAGAAGCCTAGAGCCTAGAACCGGTTCTGAGGCCTTCCCTGCTTCCCCGTAGGTGTTTGAATTCCTCTCTAGCATCTTGAAACACTTTCCTGGCCCACACACTCGCTTGTACAGAATCattcaagaaatggaaaattttaccTCTGAGAACATCAAGAGGCACTGGAAAACGCTGGACCCCAGCAACCCAAGGGACCTCATTGATTCCTTCCTGCTCCGCATGGACAAGGCAAGGGTTGAATTGGATTAGGGATGGGTGGGAAAAAGAGTTATGGGCACACTACTGACATTGAGATAGTGTGTTTGAGTATGATGTATGTGTTGTTTAAATATTGAAATTCTTCCCTAGGGGTTAGTAAGAATGCCAATGACCCAACCCCACTTCCCCTCATTCCCTACTTAGCTCCCCAGGATCCCCTCCTGAAAA
This window encodes:
- the CYP2B46 gene encoding cytochrome P450 2B4, translating into MALMAILLLIILIGLLLLWSQPTSRGRLPPGPWPLPFLGNILHLDHKDFLKSFQALREKYGDVFTIYLGTQPAVILCGYEAVREALVDQAEAFSGRGHVAILDPILQGAGVAFANGKSWKTLRRFSVATMKDFGMGKRSMEERIKEESQCLVEELRKSQGSYLDPTVLFNSVTANILCSIIFGERFNYQDTQFLRLLNLMNEVLIILSSFYSQVFEFLSSILKHFPGPHTRLYRIIQEMENFTSENIKRHWKTLDPSNPRDLIDSFLLRMDKECSDPETDFHHKNLIHTVLSLLFAGTETSSSTLRYALLLLFKYPDVLEKVQAEIDRVIGPHRLPALEDQAKMPYTDAVIHEIQRFIDLIPFGVPHLVIKDTDFRGYHLPKDTTVYVMLTSVLHDPRHFEKPDVFYPGHFLDAEGNFRKHEAFIPFSMGKRLCLGEGLARSQLFLILTSMLQNFSLGSPQAPEDIDFTPRINGLTKLPSVFQLSFLPRQGGGQGMQTPSESLHPAPTSAHNEFVEVS